The stretch of DNA GCTCCCACGTCTTGCCTCCGTCGTTCGAGCGCTGGATGATCTGCCCGAACCAGCCGCTCGTCTGCGATGCATAAATTCGGTTCGGATCGGCCGGAGACCCCTTGAGATGGTACATCTCCCAACCGGTAAAATGGGGCCCGTTGACGCTCCAGTTTTGCCGCTTGCCGTCCGACGTTAGAATGAACGCGCCTTTGCGCGTTCCTACCAGGACTCGAACTCCGCTCATATCATATCTCCCATAGATGGTTAACCTGTTGGGTTTGGGGCTGATTCGGTGGCGCCAGAATTGGGTGTTGTTGCCGGTATGACTCGCTCATAATATTAAATAGATTCGGAAAAGTCAAAATCGGGTGCTCCTCTAAACTCCCCCGGGTCGTCATCCCGGCATGCTTCTGGCCGGGATCTTTATTCGCCTTTTGGCAATGACTGCTTTCCATGAATATTCTACGAATTTTTGTGATGATTGGTTCCCTCGTTTTCGGCGGTCATACGAGGGCTCGAATACGCCCCGATTACGGGGAACCAATGCCGGGCTCCGCTGGTTAAGCAAGATACAGCGCGCGGCATTGTAAGCACGTTAACCCCTGATCGCATCGATCAAGTGCGGTGCCTCCCCCCGCAGGATGTACGTAGCGGCTTCCGCCGTCCAGCCGACCAGACCAACCCCGCGCTGAAAATCCCAATCACCTGGCGCGAACACCGACATGACAAACTCCGAAGAGCGAAAATCCCGTGTCCTCCAATACGTCCATGAACACTGGCGAAGCGGAAATCCGCTGAAGCGCATGGCTTCCGACGTCGGCATGGATGCCGGGGACATGGAGCGCGTGTTCAGGGGAGCGACAGGGGTGACGATCAAGCGTTACATCGATGGGCGAAAGAAGGATGAAGTTGTCGATTTGCTCAGGAGCGGGACGAGCCTCGGGTACGAGCTCGGGGGCCGGCTCAAGTTCAGGAACGACGAAGCATTCTACCGCTGGGTGAAACGCGTGTTCGGAATCCCTTTCAAGCTGCTCCGCTGGCGCTGCCGGGAGACTCAATCGGCTGTCCCACTCCACGAAGAAAACCCGGCGACGGCAAACACTCCCCCGAAAACTCCCCCCAAGAAACTGCACCAAAGAATTGCACCAAGAAAGGGCATGTTTATTCGCTTGCATAAGCGGCCGTGACGTGCTACACTTGTTTAGAGGTATGCGGCTCAGGGGAACCTGCCGAATATCATTAACACCGAAAGGGGGTGTTCACGATGCCGGATCAACAGTCGTATAAGATCGGTGACAAGCTGATCTTTCATGATCTCGCTGATGTACCGGAAGGCTCGTGGGTAGTGAGAGAGACGATGTTATTTGTTCGGGCTCAAGCAGGACATTCCATCGTTTCGTGCACACCAATCTCGGGCGCTTCGCTCCCGGGCAACAAGATCCCGGACAGATTCACGTTGGTGTATTCCGGGAATTACAACGTTGAGAAATCGGCGGCGATCGCCGACGCGCTCAACTCGCTGTAGAAATAACGCAACTCACAGCTAACTCAGGCCACACAAACCGGCAGGTTCCCCGCCCCGTGTACGCCTTCAGCCCGCGTGTCATCCTGAGCGCTTGGTTGTCATCCTGAGCACATTCGCTTCGCTCAGTGTAAACTCCGCGAAGGATCTTCTATCCTGTTCGTAGTCCGATAATCAAGATCCTTCGGTCGTTTCACTCCCTCAGGATGACAAACAAGATGAAATCAAAAGGCCGACCCGTCGACCATCCACCAAGACGAGCCGGCCTTTCTCTATCATACCACCTCGTCATGCTGACATGCTCCTGGTCAGCATCTTTCCGAAGCGTAGCTTCGTTAAGATCCCGATACGTACGATGTCGGGATGACGCTCTTAGCGCTCACCTCATCAACAGCATCCTTCTGATCTGCACGAACGCCGCAGGGGGAGGCGATCCCTCTTCCCGTTGGGGCTCAAACTCCAGGCGGTAGAAGTAAACCCCGCTCGGGAGCGCGCCGGGATCGAACTCGACGCTCTGAACCCCCTCATCCAGGGGCTCCGCATCCAGCAATCTCGATACTTCCTGCCCCAGCACATTGAAGACCTTCAGCGACACCGAGCCTGGAACACTGAGCGCGAACGCTATATCGGTCGACGGGTTGAAGGGGTTCGGATAGTTCTGCGCGAGGTACGCCTCTCCCGGGCGCAGGTTCACCTCAGATGCCAGCGATCCGATTGAGGTCGCGCCCTTTCTGCTGAGCGGCACCCTGACTGTGGCGGTGCACGTGGAGCTGTGGTTCGCCCCGTCTGTCACGGTGTAGGTGAGCGTGTAGACCCGGTCGGCGGTGCTCGAGAACCTCTCAGCCCGCAATTGCACCAGGGTGTCGCAGGTCCCGAAGCTCGCACCCTGAATGTCGTGCGGCACGTCGCCTTTGGCAATGCCGCTATCGGGCTCGCTGCTTGTGATCGAGGTGAGAGCACACGTGAGTCCCGGGCAATTGTCGACCGATACCATCTTCACGGAGACATTCTGCAGCTTATGGTTAATCGGCAACAAAACCGACGGACTCACCGTGATCGAGCAGGTCGGCCGCGTCGTATCCGCCACCGTCACGGTGAACGAACAACTTTGCCCGCTCGTCGAGACACAATGCACCTGTGTGGTCCCGATGGGAAAGAACGAGCCCGAGGCCGGAGTCGAAGTCACCGTGCCGCAACTCCCGCTCGTCGTCGGTGGTGGATAATTTACCACCGCGCCGCAACGGCCCGGATCGTTGCTGACGTTGACGTTCGAGGGACATGTCAACACACAATTCCCGCATGGCCCGCCGCCATCCACGCAGGGCGGAAGCGTGTACGTCAACATACGCCCGATCGTGACGCTTCCCGACACATTACACGCATACTGGGAGAAGTTCGGGCCCGTGCCCTGCTGCACCCCGATCGTCGCGTTGCTCCCCCCGCCTGTCACGGTATCATAGACCATCTCGAATTGGGGAGAGTTCTCATGGAACCGCAGTTCAAAGTGGGCCCTTCCATTCCCGGGGAAATACGTTGCGCGCCATTCGATATTGAAAATACGGTCCGGGGTCGCGCCGCTCACCGACGTGAATATGCCGTCGCCCGCATTGATACTCGTCATCAGATCATCCCAATGCGCGAAGACGGCGTTGTTGAATGTCCCGACCGGCAGGCAGATGTTGGAATACTCCGTGCTCGAGCTTGAAAATTGCGCGTTTCCGTTCGAGCTCAGATTGACGGTGCTGAAGGTCGAACCGTAGAGCCGCACCGGAAACGGCAACGAAACCGGCGTGACACAGTCGTCGCAGTGGTTGCCGATGTCTGTCGTGCCCGGAACGATCGACCCCGTCGACGACGTGATGACGTAATTAGCTCCGCCGGAGGAAATCGAAAAATTGATCACATCGGATCCGCCCGCATACGACGTCGTGAGCGTGAGGTTGATGACCGTTCCGCATGCGACGGAGGGCGAAGTGATAACCTGATACGGGACCGCATTCGTCCCCCTCGACCCGGGATTCAGGTCCGGATAGGACTGCGTCCCGTTTGAGATCAAAACGCCCGATGTGGAGGTTGTCAGAGTCCCCGATATCGCGGTTGCGGGGGTCCCGCCGTTATTCTTGATCGTCACATTGAGAAGATTGCATTCGTTGGAATCGATCTGGCCGTTTCCGTTTCCTCCGCTGATCACCGCGGCGTTAAAATCGAGGATGGCCGCGGGCCCGGCCTGGGTGTAGCTTGCGAAGCGGACGTTTGCGTTTTTTCGCGAGGGAACCGCGATGCTATTGTCGCGGTTGTCGCCCCAGGTCGTATAGTAGGAGCTGTTATCTGCTGCCATCTGGTCGTAGTCTCCCATGTAGACGGAGTTCACGACAGGATCGACCCCAAAGACCGGCGGGAAGACCGCGCTGATCCTGAAATTAGGACCGAACGTGATGGAACTTCCCGAGATCGTAGCCGTCGCGCCCCACCTCGCGAGATTCCGGTCGGCGGGATCGTCCCGGTTGTCGTACCAGCTCACCGACAGGCCCGAGCCGTCGGGCTTGACTGAGATCGCCGGCATATACTGGGCGCGCGTGGTGGAATCGTTATTGACCTGTATGGCGGGACTCCACGTTCCTCCGCCGTCGGTCGATTGACGGACGAAGATGTTGCCGTGGTCGACCCCGGCAAGATCGTTATATACTATATAGAGGTTGCCGCTCACCGGGTTGACCACCACCTGCGGGAAGGAATTCGAGCGGAATCCCGCGACGAGCGACAGATCGCCGTTCACTCCGGTTCCGTTCAGCGTGGCGATGGTCGTCGTGCTGCCGAAAGAAACACCCAGGTCGATCGACTTCCGCATCCTGAGGATGTTGGGGGTCCCTCCCCCCGCGCTCTGGTCGAGCCAGAAGACGTAAACCGAATGATCTGTTCCCACGGTCACAAATGCGCCCTGCACGTTGAAAGCCCCCTGGCCTGCGATCAGGATGCCGGTGGATGGAGTGAATGTGTTGCCGTTGTCCGTCGACCGGATGAAACGGATTCCGTCTGTCGCGCCGGAGGAAAACGCCCTCCACACGACATACAGGTTTCCATTGCCGGTGCCGGCGAAGTTGTCGACGGTATTCCAGTCTTTGTCCTGTTCCCCGGTCATGCCCGGGGCGCAATTGACCGGAGGCAGCCATGTTGCGCCGTCGTTATCGGAGCGGAACATCTGCATCCCCGTGCCGGTGAACGCGAGGGTTGAGAGATAGATTCTCCCGGTCGTCGTGTTCCGCGAAAGAACCGGATCGCCCGCATCTCCGCTGTCGGAGGTGGGGAGAGTTCCTCCGTCTGTCCATGAAGAGCCGGCGTTCGCGGAGGTGGAAAAGCCGGTGAACTTCCTCGCTCCGCCGAGGAACGAACCCGAATCATTATATCCCGAGATGACGTCTGATGCGGATCCAAGAACCAGCGCCGTTTCGCTCTGCGTATCCTGCGCCGTCGCGTCAGCTGCCGCACTGTTGACGAGATTGTTTGGAAGAGCCGTCATGGCGCTCCGAAAGCCGCCTCCCTTCACAATTTGACCTGCCGGGCCCGTACCAAAACTTTCTTCAAAACCGACCCCGGTGTTTGCCGCGGGGGAGACCAGGTTTCCCTTCCTGTCGCGCTGCAGTTTCGGCCCGAATTTCGCGATCAAGAGATTCTGGGCGGCGCCTGACAGTTTACTGAATTGAGCGTCATCCGCCCAGAGACGGTAGCGCACCGAGTCGAGCTGGGCAAAAACCGAGCCCTGCGACGCCATTAGAGAACAAAAGAGGACCGCCGGGAGCGTATGCCCCCGCAGGAACAATCGAACAAAACTGTGGTGCATTGGGGACCTCCTTCCTCAGAAGAAATGATGTGGTGAGTGAGTGCATGGGGTAGGGGTTGCATGAGGACGCGCCCCGTTGCGCCCCGTGCTCCGGGAGGATAACAATTTACCCGGAAGTAGTCAAGCGATCTGTATTAATTTTTGTTAATAGGAATTTCTCTTCTGCTCGTCATGCTGACATGCTCCAGGTCAGCATCTTAAAACGCTTTTTTGCCAGTCCTTAGGACGATGCAACATTAGCCGGACTCCCCCGTAAATTAACATATTCACAGACAGGGGGATGTATGCACATAGATGAAAAGATTGTCGGCGAGGTCGCCGTTCTCGGGCTCCGGGGAGCCCTGCTCTTCGACGAGGATGATCGTGTCTTGCAGCAGAAAATCACGAATCTGCATGTCGACGGCATCAACAAGGTGATCCTCAACCTCGGAAAGGTACACCGGATCAACAGCCTGGGTCTGAGCGCGATCGTCGCAGCCGCGAAGGTGTTGCAGAAATATGGCGGGGATATCCGGTTGGCCGAAATCGACCGGGAAATGCATGATATTTTCTGGCAGACTCGGCTGGTGCAGGTGTTTCACACGTACGAGACGGTGGGGAGGGCGATCGCGAGTTTCCAGGCGACCAGTGAAGATCATGCCCCGGTCAAGCGGCTCGTCGACGATGATACCGCGCGTCCCCGCACATACCCGGTTCGGCATTCCGCGGAGTAAGATCCAACCGGCGGTTCAGTTGCAGTTGATCACGGTCAGTGCGTCGGGCGGTTCTCCCTTATGGGAGACCGATTTCGACTCTCCGTCCCGCTCAACGAGGTTCACGAGTATCCAGTAAGAGAAGTAGCACTGGTATTTGGCGAGGCACTCGTGAACTTCCTGCGAGAGCTGCAGACCGGCGGTGTCCCTTGTTAAAACCTTCCTCAGGCTCCCGTACACGTTATCCGATTGACTTGTAAAGAACGTCTGGTGAACTCCGTTCGCCAGACGAATTGCGAGCATGTAGATCCCCGGGCGTGAGGGGACATACATGTCGAGGTGTTCCCTCGTGAGCGGGTAGTAGCCGTTGTGTTCGAGTTCCATCATCTGACCCTCCTTATCGTTCAGGATCAAGATACACATGGAATGCGAAGGAACTGTAACGGCTGGAATATGAAATTGTTAAATGCTATTGTCATCCTGAGCACATTCGCTTCGCTCAGTGTAAACTCCGCGAAGGATCTCCGCACTCTAAACCACCTCCTCGGTAGCGCCTCACTTTGGCCATCGATCTCCCCCCTAGCACGTCATGCTGACATGCTCCTGGTCAGCATCTTTCGACGCTCTTAGAAGGATCCCGGCCTAAAGCATGTTGGAATTATTGCTTTTTATCTCTCTACGCAATAACTTGCCTGCCAAGCCACTTGTAACCGAAAAACCCCGACCTGATAAGCAGAATAGCCGATGGGCAATTTCTCACTTCTCGACGGAAGTATTGTTGGCGTCTATCTCCTCGCGACCATGATCGCGGGGATCATGGTTCGGAAGTACGTCGGAAGCGTCGAGCAGTTCCTGATTGCCGGCCGGGAAATGGATCTCTATTTGGGGATTGCTTCCCTAGCCGCGACCGAGTTCGGCATTGTTACGTGCATGTACACGGCGCAAAACGGATATGAATTCGGATTCGCGGGCGCGACCCCCGGCATCATCACCGCGGTGGCAATGTTCGTCGTTGGCTGGACGGGGTTCTGCGTCAAACCACTACGTGACGCGGGGGTGATGACGATCCCCGAGCTCTTCGAGAAACGATTCGGACCGCGCGTACGCTGGGCTGCCGGAGTCGTGATTGTTCTCGGAGGATTACTCAATATGGGAGTCTTTCTTCGCACGGGGGGAGAATTCCTCATCCTGGTGACAGGCTTCGACGTCAGATATCTCGAAATCACGATGACCGTGTTGCTTCTCGCAGTTGCCGTGTACACCATTCTTGGAGGAATGCTCTCCGTCCTCATAACTGATTTTCTCCAATTCATCGTCATGAGCGCCGGACTCATCCTCGTAACGGTCCTGATTCTCGTAAAGGTCGGATGGGGTCACCTGGTTGGTGCGGTGACCGCACAATATGGCGAAGGGGGGTTCAACCCGTTCATCCATCCCAAAATGGGTTGGGAGTACGTGCTCTTCAATGTGTTTCTGAACCTCGCCGCAGTGCTGACGTGGCAGACAACGATCGCCCGCCTCCTGGCTGCGAAGGATACGAAGACCGGATTGGGCGTGTACAAGGGTACCAGTTTCTTCTTTGTGTGCCGATTCCTCATCCCGGGCATCTGGGGGATCGGCGCGCTCGCGACCCTCTCTCCGGAAACAATCGGCGGAAACACCCTCCACGCGATGCCGATGTTTCTCAGCACAATCGTGCCGGTTGGGTTGATGGGAGTTCTCGTTGCGGCGATGCTTGCCGCGGATATGTCGACCGATTCCTCCTACATGATCACCTGGAGCAGTGTGATCTATAACGACATCCTGGCCCCGTTTCGAAAAGAGAAATGGTCTGAGAAACGGGGAATCTTTTGGAATCGTACGATCGTCGCTCTCATCGGCATCTTTCTTCTCTTGTACGGACTCTGGTATCCCCTGCGGGGTGATCTCTGGACATATCTC from Bacteroidota bacterium encodes:
- a CDS encoding AraC family transcriptional regulator, which produces MTNSEERKSRVLQYVHEHWRSGNPLKRMASDVGMDAGDMERVFRGATGVTIKRYIDGRKKDEVVDLLRSGTSLGYELGGRLKFRNDEAFYRWVKRVFGIPFKLLRWRCRETQSAVPLHEENPATANTPPKTPPKKLHQRIAPRKGMFIRLHKRP
- a CDS encoding T9SS type A sorting domain-containing protein, whose translation is MHHSFVRLFLRGHTLPAVLFCSLMASQGSVFAQLDSVRYRLWADDAQFSKLSGAAQNLLIAKFGPKLQRDRKGNLVSPAANTGVGFEESFGTGPAGQIVKGGGFRSAMTALPNNLVNSAAADATAQDTQSETALVLGSASDVISGYNDSGSFLGGARKFTGFSTSANAGSSWTDGGTLPTSDSGDAGDPVLSRNTTTGRIYLSTLAFTGTGMQMFRSDNDGATWLPPVNCAPGMTGEQDKDWNTVDNFAGTGNGNLYVVWRAFSSGATDGIRFIRSTDNGNTFTPSTGILIAGQGAFNVQGAFVTVGTDHSVYVFWLDQSAGGGTPNILRMRKSIDLGVSFGSTTTIATLNGTGVNGDLSLVAGFRSNSFPQVVVNPVSGNLYIVYNDLAGVDHGNIFVRQSTDGGGTWSPAIQVNNDSTTRAQYMPAISVKPDGSGLSVSWYDNRDDPADRNLARWGATATISGSSITFGPNFRISAVFPPVFGVDPVVNSVYMGDYDQMAADNSSYYTTWGDNRDNSIAVPSRKNANVRFASYTQAGPAAILDFNAAVISGGNGNGQIDSNECNLLNVTIKNNGGTPATAISGTLTTSTSGVLISNGTQSYPDLNPGSRGTNAVPYQVITSPSVACGTVINLTLTTSYAGGSDVINFSISSGGANYVITSSTGSIVPGTTDIGNHCDDCVTPVSLPFPVRLYGSTFSTVNLSSNGNAQFSSSSTEYSNICLPVGTFNNAVFAHWDDLMTSINAGDGIFTSVSGATPDRIFNIEWRATYFPGNGRAHFELRFHENSPQFEMVYDTVTGGGSNATIGVQQGTGPNFSQYACNVSGSVTIGRMLTYTLPPCVDGGGPCGNCVLTCPSNVNVSNDPGRCGAVVNYPPPTTSGSCGTVTSTPASGSFFPIGTTQVHCVSTSGQSCSFTVTVADTTRPTCSITVSPSVLLPINHKLQNVSVKMVSVDNCPGLTCALTSITSSEPDSGIAKGDVPHDIQGASFGTCDTLVQLRAERFSSTADRVYTLTYTVTDGANHSSTCTATVRVPLSRKGATSIGSLASEVNLRPGEAYLAQNYPNPFNPSTDIAFALSVPGSVSLKVFNVLGQEVSRLLDAEPLDEGVQSVEFDPGALPSGVYFYRLEFEPQREEGSPPPAAFVQIRRMLLMR
- a CDS encoding STAS domain-containing protein produces the protein MHIDEKIVGEVAVLGLRGALLFDEDDRVLQQKITNLHVDGINKVILNLGKVHRINSLGLSAIVAAAKVLQKYGGDIRLAEIDREMHDIFWQTRLVQVFHTYETVGRAIASFQATSEDHAPVKRLVDDDTARPRTYPVRHSAE
- a CDS encoding sodium:solute symporter family protein — protein: MGNFSLLDGSIVGVYLLATMIAGIMVRKYVGSVEQFLIAGREMDLYLGIASLAATEFGIVTCMYTAQNGYEFGFAGATPGIITAVAMFVVGWTGFCVKPLRDAGVMTIPELFEKRFGPRVRWAAGVVIVLGGLLNMGVFLRTGGEFLILVTGFDVRYLEITMTVLLLAVAVYTILGGMLSVLITDFLQFIVMSAGLILVTVLILVKVGWGHLVGAVTAQYGEGGFNPFIHPKMGWEYVLFNVFLNLAAVLTWQTTIARLLAAKDTKTGLGVYKGTSFFFVCRFLIPGIWGIGALATLSPETIGGNTLHAMPMFLSTIVPVGLMGVLVAAMLAADMSTDSSYMITWSSVIYNDILAPFRKEKWSEKRGIFWNRTIVALIGIFLLLYGLWYPLRGDLWTYLGVTGTIYLASMSVLLISCCYWKRANSWGATAAIAMGAIIPVSFLVMQQLGSTRELAESIGPYYSGIAAYVLTAGAMIVGSLAKPRTTLVRT